The following are encoded together in the Conger conger chromosome 11, fConCon1.1, whole genome shotgun sequence genome:
- the LOC133140027 gene encoding dual specificity protein phosphatase 26-like has product MSYKSRFSTSRSSSRSPSTQDLDLSSPMLTVFDLERLLYTGKAINSHVDEVYPRLYLGDQAIAENRCELARLGITHILNCAHSKWRGGAEKYEGANITYQGVEAHDTPDYDMTVNFYPAAEFIHKALTGGGRILVHCAVGVSRSATLVLAYLMIRQNMTLVDAIKTVKDNRGIIPNRGFLRQLVRLDGTLHGSTQGRF; this is encoded by the exons ATGTCGTACAAGTCGAGATTCTCTACGTCCAGGAGCAGCTCAAGGTCTCCAAGCACCCAAGATTTGGACCTCAGCTCCCCCATGCTGACGGTATTCGATCTTGAGCGTCTCCTCTACACAGGGAAAGCGATCAACAGCCACGTCGACGAAGTTTATCCCCGACTTTATCTTGGTGATCA GGCTATAGCAGAAAACCGTTGTGAGCTAGCAAGGCTTGGCATCACTCACATCCTGAACTGCGCACACAGCAAGTGGCGGGGCGGTGCGGAGAAGTATGAGGGGGCGAACATCACATACCAGGGCGTGGAAGCGCACGACACCCCCGATTATGACATGACTGTCAACTTCTACCCTGCAGCGGAGTTCATACACAAGGCACTCACTGGCGGAG GGAGGATCCTGGTGCACTGTGCAGTGGGCGTCAGTAGGTCAGCCACCCTGGTGCTGGCGTACCTGATGATCCGGCAGAATATGACTCTGGTGGACGCCATCAAGACGGTGAAGGACAACCGCGGCATCATCCCGAACCGTGGTTTCCTGCGACAGCTTGTTCGCCTAGACGGCACCCTACACGGCAGCACCCAGGGAAGATTTTAG
- the LOC133140450 gene encoding RING finger protein 122 isoform X1, translated as MHPFQWCNGCFCGLGLIYSNKSCTMPPITFQDLPLNIYMVIFGTGIFVFVLSLIFCCYFISKLRHQAQSERFGYKEVILKGDAKKLNLHGQTCAVCLEDFKVKDELGVLPCQHAFHRKCLVKWLEVRCVCPMCNKPIAGPPEPHQSIGTLLDELV; from the exons ATGCACCCGTTTCAGTGGTGTAACG GGTGCTTCTGCGGTCTGGGCCTGATTTACTCCAATAAATCCTGCACCATGCCCCCCATCACCTTCCAGGACCTGCCCCTCAACATCTACATGGTCATCTTCGGCACCGGCATCTTCGTCTTCGTCCTGAGCCtgatcttctgctgctactTCATCAG CAAGCTGAGACACCAGGCCCAGAGCGAGAGGTTTGGATACAAGGAG GTTATATTGAAAGGAGATGCCAAGAAACTAAATCTTCATGGG CAGACGTGTGCCGTTTGCCTGGAGGATTTCAAAGTGAAAGATGAACTCGGAGTGTTGCCATGCCAACATGCCTTCCACAGGAA GTGTCTGGTGAAGTGGCTGGAGGTGAGGTGCGTGTGCCCGATGTGTAACAAGCCCATCGCCGGGCCGCCCGAGCCGCACCAGAGCATCGGTACCCTGCTGGACGAGCTGGTGTAA
- the LOC133140026 gene encoding gamma-glutamyl hydrolase isoform X1, with the protein MEMPEKMLSLLVFAMVFVFGVSAKAMSPGPGKPVNNRPIIGILAQQVVDKAMDRFGKTYIPASYVKEMESGGSRVMPIRLNQTLPEYEKIFKTINGMLFIGGAVNLKTSDYARAAKAFYRLAVEANDAGEYFPIWGTCMGFQLLTVLVARENLLSNTTAENVALPLNLTAEAPSSRMFQGFSDELLKALSHENITGNFHHYGITEKAFRGNERLQQFFSILSTNIAENGAEFVSTMEGRKYPFYGVQWHPEVNRFQWNPKKNYPHSQNAASVSSSLATFFVNEARKSFHHFRDPEEERAALIYNYAPVYVGNISGYEQSYFF; encoded by the exons ATGGAAATGCCGGAGAAAATGCTTAGTTTGCTAGTGTTTGCTATGGTTTTTGTCTTCGGTGTGAGTGCTAAAGCTATGTCACCTGGACCCGGTAAACCGGTAAACAACAGGCCAATTATCG GGATTTTGGCGCAGCAAGTTGTGGATAAGGCCATGGACCGATTTGGAAAGACTTATATCCCTGCCTCCTATGTGAAGGAAATGGAATCAGGGGGAAGCCGAGTGATGCCCATAAG gtTGAATCAGACCTTACCCGAATATGAGAAGATCTTCAAAACAATTAATGG catgcTGTTCATCGGGGGAGCGGTGAACCTGAAGACCTCAGACTACGCCCGAGCTGCCAAGGCCTTCTACCGGCTGGCCGTGGAG GCCAATGATGCAGGAGAATACTTCCCCATATGGGGCACCTGCATGGGGTTTCAGCTCCTGACCGTGCTGGTCGCAAGGGAGAATCTGCTGAGCAACACTACAGCGGAGAACGTGGCCCTGCCCCTCAACCTGACAGCTG AAGCTCCGTCCAGTCGCATGTTCCAGGGCTTTTCTGACGAGCTGCTGAAGGCTTTGTCCCACGAAAATATAACAGGAAATTTTCATCACTATGGGATCACTGAGAAG GCTTTCAGAGGAAATGAGAGACTACAGCAGTTCTTTTCCATCCTATCCACAAacattgcagaaaatggtgctgAGTTTGTTTCAACTATGGAAG GAAGGAAATACCCGTTCTACGGGGTACAGTGGCACCCCGAAGTAAACCGGTTTCAGTGGAACCCCAAGAAGAACTACCCCCACTCTCAGAATGCTGCGAGCGTGTCATCCTCGCTTGCTACATTTTTCGTCAACGAAG CCCGGAAGAGTTTCCACCACTTCCGTGACCCCGAGGAAGAGAGGGCAGCCCTCATATACAATTACGCCCCTGTCTACGTGGGCAATATCTCCGGGTACGAACAGTCTTACTTCTTCTGA
- the LOC133140026 gene encoding gamma-glutamyl hydrolase isoform X2 — MDRFGKTYIPASYVKEMESGGSRVMPIRLNQTLPEYEKIFKTINGMLFIGGAVNLKTSDYARAAKAFYRLAVEANDAGEYFPIWGTCMGFQLLTVLVARENLLSNTTAENVALPLNLTAEAPSSRMFQGFSDELLKALSHENITGNFHHYGITEKAFRGNERLQQFFSILSTNIAENGAEFVSTMEGRKYPFYGVQWHPEVNRFQWNPKKNYPHSQNAASVSSSLATFFVNEARKSFHHFRDPEEERAALIYNYAPVYVGNISGYEQSYFF, encoded by the exons ATGGACCGATTTGGAAAGACTTATATCCCTGCCTCCTATGTGAAGGAAATGGAATCAGGGGGAAGCCGAGTGATGCCCATAAG gtTGAATCAGACCTTACCCGAATATGAGAAGATCTTCAAAACAATTAATGG catgcTGTTCATCGGGGGAGCGGTGAACCTGAAGACCTCAGACTACGCCCGAGCTGCCAAGGCCTTCTACCGGCTGGCCGTGGAG GCCAATGATGCAGGAGAATACTTCCCCATATGGGGCACCTGCATGGGGTTTCAGCTCCTGACCGTGCTGGTCGCAAGGGAGAATCTGCTGAGCAACACTACAGCGGAGAACGTGGCCCTGCCCCTCAACCTGACAGCTG AAGCTCCGTCCAGTCGCATGTTCCAGGGCTTTTCTGACGAGCTGCTGAAGGCTTTGTCCCACGAAAATATAACAGGAAATTTTCATCACTATGGGATCACTGAGAAG GCTTTCAGAGGAAATGAGAGACTACAGCAGTTCTTTTCCATCCTATCCACAAacattgcagaaaatggtgctgAGTTTGTTTCAACTATGGAAG GAAGGAAATACCCGTTCTACGGGGTACAGTGGCACCCCGAAGTAAACCGGTTTCAGTGGAACCCCAAGAAGAACTACCCCCACTCTCAGAATGCTGCGAGCGTGTCATCCTCGCTTGCTACATTTTTCGTCAACGAAG CCCGGAAGAGTTTCCACCACTTCCGTGACCCCGAGGAAGAGAGGGCAGCCCTCATATACAATTACGCCCCTGTCTACGTGGGCAATATCTCCGGGTACGAACAGTCTTACTTCTTCTGA
- the LOC133140450 gene encoding RING finger protein 122 isoform X3 yields MPPITFQDLPLNIYMVIFGTGIFVFVLSLIFCCYFISKLRHQAQSERFGYKEVILKGDAKKLNLHGQTCAVCLEDFKVKDELGVLPCQHAFHRKCLVKWLEVRCVCPMCNKPIAGPPEPHQSIGTLLDELV; encoded by the exons ATGCCCCCCATCACCTTCCAGGACCTGCCCCTCAACATCTACATGGTCATCTTCGGCACCGGCATCTTCGTCTTCGTCCTGAGCCtgatcttctgctgctactTCATCAG CAAGCTGAGACACCAGGCCCAGAGCGAGAGGTTTGGATACAAGGAG GTTATATTGAAAGGAGATGCCAAGAAACTAAATCTTCATGGG CAGACGTGTGCCGTTTGCCTGGAGGATTTCAAAGTGAAAGATGAACTCGGAGTGTTGCCATGCCAACATGCCTTCCACAGGAA GTGTCTGGTGAAGTGGCTGGAGGTGAGGTGCGTGTGCCCGATGTGTAACAAGCCCATCGCCGGGCCGCCCGAGCCGCACCAGAGCATCGGTACCCTGCTGGACGAGCTGGTGTAA
- the LOC133140450 gene encoding RING finger protein 122 isoform X2: MHPFQWCNGCFCGLGLIYSNKSCTMPPITFQDLPLNIYMVIFGTGIFVFVLSLIFCCYFISKLRHQAQSERFGYKEVILKGDAKKLNLHGTCAVCLEDFKVKDELGVLPCQHAFHRKCLVKWLEVRCVCPMCNKPIAGPPEPHQSIGTLLDELV; the protein is encoded by the exons ATGCACCCGTTTCAGTGGTGTAACG GGTGCTTCTGCGGTCTGGGCCTGATTTACTCCAATAAATCCTGCACCATGCCCCCCATCACCTTCCAGGACCTGCCCCTCAACATCTACATGGTCATCTTCGGCACCGGCATCTTCGTCTTCGTCCTGAGCCtgatcttctgctgctactTCATCAG CAAGCTGAGACACCAGGCCCAGAGCGAGAGGTTTGGATACAAGGAG GTTATATTGAAAGGAGATGCCAAGAAACTAAATCTTCATGGG ACGTGTGCCGTTTGCCTGGAGGATTTCAAAGTGAAAGATGAACTCGGAGTGTTGCCATGCCAACATGCCTTCCACAGGAA GTGTCTGGTGAAGTGGCTGGAGGTGAGGTGCGTGTGCCCGATGTGTAACAAGCCCATCGCCGGGCCGCCCGAGCCGCACCAGAGCATCGGTACCCTGCTGGACGAGCTGGTGTAA